The proteins below come from a single Podarcis muralis chromosome 8, rPodMur119.hap1.1, whole genome shotgun sequence genomic window:
- the FAM8A1 gene encoding protein FAM8A1, translated as MAETKEVPGGGGGPEETGGAHTAAAAAAASESLSAGEYSRRVHQWLWDSYCGYLSWQSGLAALMAGAAASAAPPPGGYYYSPFHYLLATPPAPAASGPAPPRAAPAWQPHAGRHAPLTQRAAPAASSLREPGRPAGREYIIPSLAHRFIAEMVDFFILFFIKATIVLSIMHLSGIKDISKFAMHYIIEEIDEDTSMEDLQKMMIVALVYRLLVCFYEIICIWGAGGATPGKFLLGLRVVTCDTSVLIAPSRVLVIPSSNVSMTTSTIRALIKNFSIASFFPAFITLLFFQHNRTAYDIVAGTIVVKRNGVR; from the exons ATGGCAGAGACCAAGGAGGTCCcaggtggcggcggcggccctGAGGAAACAGGCGGCGCCcacactgccgccgccgccgccgccgcctcggagTCGCTGAGCGCGGGGGAGTACTCTCGGCGGGTGCACCAGTGGCTGTGGGACTCGTACTGCGGCTACCTGAGCTGGCAGAGCGGCCTGGCCGCGCTCATGGCCGgagccgccgcctccgccgccccgCCTCCCGGCGGCTACTACTACAGCCCCTTCCACTACCTCCTCGCGACCCCTCCGGCTCCCGCCGCCAGCGGCCCCGCCCCGCCGCGCGCGGCCCCGGCTTGGCAACCGCACGCGGGGAGGCACGCGCCCCTGACCCAACGGGCCGCCCCCGCCGCCAGCTCCCTGAGGGAACCCGGCCGGCCGGCAG gtcgTGAATATATTATCCCATCCTTGGCTCACAGGTTTATAGCAGAGATGGTGGACTTCttcattcttttctttattaAAGCAACCATAGTTTTGAGTATTATGCACCTCAGTGGAATAAA GGATATATCCAAGTTTGCCATGCATTACATCATAGAGGAAATAGATGAAGACACTTCCATGGAAGATTTACAGAAAATGATGATAGTGGCCCTTGTCTACAGATTGCTAGTCTGCTTCTATGAG ATTATTTGCATTTGGGGAGCAGGTGGAGCAACCCCAGGAAAATTTCTGCTTGGGCTTCGAGTTGTGACATGCGACACATCTGTACTTATTGCACCAAGTCGCGTGTTAGTGATTCCATCTTCTAATGTGAGCATGACAAC atctACAATACGAGCTTTGATCAAGAATTTTTCTATTGCTTCCTTTTTTCCTGCATTCATTACCCTGCTGTTCTTTCAGCATAACCGAACAGCCTATGATATTGTAGCAGGAACAATTGTGGTAAAACGAAACGGTGTCAGATGA